In the genome of Saccharomonospora viridis DSM 43017, one region contains:
- a CDS encoding universal stress protein translates to MTGEDANVVVGVDGSTSALRATAWAAQTAVRWHRPLLLTSVLDPPTPYGTGIGLRADRFVELETEGREWLDRARAVAERTTVDHHHTEVGTELVVGEVSSVLRERARDAFRVVVGGDRPVGETGTSASTAMALLPHAACPVAVVRWSGEDAEPPQHGPVVVGVDGSSASAEAMLVAFEEAAVLDAVLVAVHAEDSSTRQRLRQRSRGAWREGEIADRITLAERFADMRQGYPEVTVEPVVTQGSATSALLKYAESARLLVVGTTGHGELSGRLLGSTSHALVRSAPCPVLVVPDRAHTSG, encoded by the coding sequence ATGACGGGTGAGGATGCGAACGTCGTCGTGGGGGTGGATGGTTCGACGTCGGCGCTCCGGGCCACGGCATGGGCCGCCCAGACCGCGGTGCGCTGGCACCGGCCATTGCTGCTCACGTCCGTGTTGGACCCGCCCACGCCGTATGGCACCGGGATCGGATTACGGGCGGACCGTTTCGTGGAATTGGAGACGGAGGGGCGGGAGTGGCTCGATCGGGCACGCGCCGTGGCGGAGCGGACGACCGTCGACCACCATCACACCGAGGTCGGAACCGAACTCGTCGTCGGCGAGGTCTCCTCGGTGTTGCGCGAGCGTGCGCGGGATGCTTTTCGTGTGGTGGTCGGTGGGGACCGTCCCGTGGGGGAGACGGGGACGTCCGCGTCGACGGCCATGGCGTTGCTGCCGCACGCCGCGTGCCCGGTGGCGGTGGTGCGGTGGAGTGGCGAGGATGCCGAACCACCGCAACACGGTCCGGTCGTGGTCGGTGTGGACGGTTCGTCGGCGAGCGCGGAGGCGATGCTCGTGGCGTTCGAGGAGGCGGCCGTTCTCGACGCCGTTCTCGTGGCCGTCCACGCCGAGGACTCGTCCACCCGACAGCGACTTCGGCAACGAAGTCGCGGTGCTTGGCGTGAGGGGGAGATCGCCGATCGGATCACGCTCGCCGAGCGGTTCGCGGATATGCGGCAGGGGTATCCGGAAGTGACCGTCGAACCCGTGGTGACGCAGGGCAGTGCCACGTCCGCGTTGCTGAAGTACGCCGAGTCGGCGCGGTTACTGGTGGTCGGCACGACCGGTCACGGAGAACTCAGCGGCAGGTTGCTCGGTTCCACGAGTCACGCGTTGGTGCGTTCCGCGCCGTGTCCGGTGCTCGTCGTGCCCGACCGGGCCCACACGTCCGGATGA
- a CDS encoding type I glyceraldehyde-3-phosphate dehydrogenase, translated as MTLVLGINGFGRVGRALLRCVLAREGTSDVEVGAVNDPADPQTLAYLLQHDSTYGTLEHPVQVRGRTLCVGDHRIRLTAKKRPGEVDWSDSGAGVVVETSVPASARQNAAAHLDAGAGKVIVAAFHPDADATIAVGVNDDDYDATTHHVLSAASGAAHCVAPMLLVLHQAFGLRSGILTNIHSYTTEQALLDQPHRDLRRSRSAAVNIVPTTTGLSRSIGALLPELAGATEAVAVRIPVENGSLVDLTVTVGCSVTPGQVNRVFSEAADGWLNPHLRYIDGPLVSRDIVGSSASCVFDAELTTTCADLVKVFGWYDNEWGYANRLLDLAELINPGG; from the coding sequence TTGACCCTGGTACTGGGCATCAACGGATTCGGTCGGGTGGGCAGGGCGTTGCTGCGGTGTGTCCTCGCCCGTGAGGGCACCTCCGATGTGGAGGTCGGGGCCGTGAACGATCCCGCCGACCCGCAGACGCTGGCGTACCTGCTGCAGCACGACTCCACGTACGGCACGTTGGAACATCCGGTACAGGTCCGTGGTCGCACCTTGTGCGTGGGTGACCACCGGATCCGTCTCACCGCGAAAAAGCGACCGGGCGAGGTGGACTGGAGCGACTCCGGGGCCGGCGTGGTGGTGGAGACGAGCGTGCCCGCCTCCGCTCGGCAGAACGCCGCCGCCCACCTCGACGCGGGTGCCGGCAAAGTGATCGTCGCGGCGTTCCACCCGGATGCCGACGCCACCATCGCGGTCGGCGTCAACGACGACGACTACGACGCCACCACCCATCACGTGTTGTCGGCCGCGTCCGGCGCTGCGCATTGTGTAGCACCGATGCTGCTCGTCCTGCACCAGGCGTTCGGTCTCCGCAGCGGGATCTTGACGAACATCCACAGCTACACCACCGAACAGGCGCTGTTGGACCAACCGCACCGGGACCTACGCCGGTCTCGATCCGCGGCGGTGAACATCGTGCCGACGACCACGGGTCTGTCCCGTTCGATTGGTGCGCTGCTGCCCGAACTGGCGGGCGCGACGGAGGCCGTGGCCGTGCGCATCCCGGTGGAGAACGGTTCGTTGGTCGATCTGACCGTCACGGTGGGATGTTCCGTGACGCCGGGTCAAGTGAACCGTGTGTTCAGCGAGGCCGCCGACGGGTGGCTGAACCCCCACCTGCGGTACATCGACGGACCACTCGTGTCGCGGGACATCGTGGGTTCCTCCGCGTCGTGCGTGTTCGACGCGGAACTCACCACCACGTGCGCCGACCTCGTGAAGGTGTTCGGTTGGTACGACAACGAGTGGGGCTACGCGAATCGCCTGCTCGACCTCGCCGAGCTGATCAACCCGGGCGGTTGA
- a CDS encoding site-2 protease family protein yields the protein MWRSSFLLGRIGDIRLELRLSAVVGVAVLTTILALKLLPVTAPDEPSVRYWFGGLAVALAFLASVVVHELAHAFVARRHGVPTRRVVLWLFGGAAEQTAAPANPRAEAMIAVSGPATSVVLGLICWASALLVDPLLPSVPLVSLLWLGTANFVFAGVALLPGTPLDGGRLVRALVWARTNDRGHADRVARRCGKVLGTALIAVGTAEVFLFGQFVGIWLAILGWALSGVATAERLHPGTDTVTP from the coding sequence ATGTGGCGTTCCTCCTTCTTGCTGGGCCGGATCGGCGACATACGCCTGGAACTGCGGCTCTCCGCCGTCGTCGGCGTCGCGGTCTTGACGACGATCCTGGCGCTGAAGCTACTGCCGGTGACGGCCCCGGACGAACCTTCGGTGCGGTACTGGTTCGGTGGGCTGGCCGTCGCGCTCGCCTTCCTCGCCTCGGTGGTGGTGCACGAACTGGCCCATGCGTTCGTCGCACGGCGCCACGGGGTGCCCACCCGCCGCGTGGTCCTGTGGCTGTTCGGCGGCGCGGCGGAACAAACGGCAGCCCCGGCGAACCCCCGGGCCGAGGCCATGATCGCCGTGTCGGGTCCCGCCACCAGTGTCGTCCTCGGCCTGATCTGTTGGGCGTCGGCGTTGCTCGTCGACCCGCTACTGCCTTCCGTACCGCTCGTGTCACTGCTCTGGCTCGGTACGGCCAACTTCGTGTTCGCCGGGGTGGCCCTGTTACCGGGCACGCCGTTGGACGGTGGTCGACTCGTGCGGGCCCTGGTGTGGGCGCGTACGAACGACCGAGGACATGCCGACCGAGTGGCAAGGCGGTGCGGGAAAGTGCTCGGCACGGCATTGATCGCGGTCGGGACGGCGGAGGTGTTCTTGTTCGGACAGTTCGTGGGCATCTGGTTGGCGATCCTCGGCTGGGCCCTGTCCGGCGTGGCCACCGCCGAGCGTCTCCACCCGGGTACCGACACGGTCACACCGTGA
- a CDS encoding universal stress protein: MTDSHSGDAPIVVGVDDTEAAMKAARWAALAAAQREAPLHLLHASGFSDPYIIGFTVPPPEAFKEELREQKHQALHTAEAIAEEVGVSQVVARFEADAAIPCLLRASRTARMVVLGSSGRTKLTGLLVGSTTLALVSHAHCPVVSVRGDHPDAFTDDTRPVVVGVDGSELSDQAVGHAFEEASLRNVDLIAVHTWSDTDTALFKDQQLYYNWEPIHDYESRLLTEHLASWEEQHPEVRVRREVVRDRPRDELLERSRSAQLLVVGSRGRGGFRGMLLGSTSQALIQHAACPVMIVRPGKRAHHLPRLHREGAGRS, from the coding sequence ATGACCGATTCTCACAGCGGCGACGCACCGATCGTGGTCGGCGTGGACGACACCGAGGCGGCGATGAAAGCGGCCCGGTGGGCCGCCCTTGCGGCCGCGCAGCGGGAAGCGCCGTTACACCTGCTGCACGCTTCCGGATTCAGCGATCCGTACATCATCGGCTTCACCGTGCCACCACCGGAGGCGTTCAAGGAAGAGCTGCGGGAGCAGAAGCACCAGGCACTGCACACCGCGGAAGCCATCGCCGAGGAGGTCGGCGTCTCGCAGGTGGTGGCACGGTTCGAGGCCGACGCCGCCATCCCGTGTCTGCTGCGCGCCTCCCGCACGGCACGCATGGTCGTGCTCGGCTCATCGGGGCGCACCAAGCTGACGGGGCTCCTCGTCGGCTCCACCACGCTGGCGCTGGTCTCGCACGCCCACTGCCCCGTGGTCTCGGTGCGCGGTGACCATCCCGACGCCTTCACCGACGACACGCGCCCCGTCGTGGTGGGCGTGGACGGCAGTGAGCTCAGCGATCAGGCCGTCGGACACGCCTTCGAGGAGGCCTCGTTGCGCAACGTCGACCTGATCGCCGTCCACACCTGGAGCGACACCGACACCGCGCTGTTCAAGGACCAGCAGCTGTACTACAACTGGGAGCCCATCCACGACTACGAGAGCCGGCTGCTCACCGAACACCTGGCGTCCTGGGAGGAACAGCATCCCGAAGTGCGGGTCCGGCGCGAAGTGGTGAGGGACCGTCCGCGTGACGAATTGCTGGAGCGCAGCCGGTCGGCACAGTTGCTGGTGGTGGGGAGCAGGGGCCGCGGCGGTTTCCGCGGCATGCTCCTGGGCTCCACCAGCCAGGCACTCATCCAGCACGCGGCCTGTCCGGTCATGATCGTGCGGCCGGGGAAGAGGGCCCACCACCTGCCCCGGCTGCACCGGGAGGGCGCGGGTCGCTCGTGA
- a CDS encoding DUF3048 domain-containing protein — MPTRPRRGLWAVLAVALCAALVAITWVVTSDGDSERSTSTSRPPPGTARSDVPSEPPAGSVPITVVKIDNVRSARPQTGLDIADVVYVEPVEGGYTRLAVVYSSELPDVAGPVRSARETDVELLAQYGNPSLVFSGAAPEIEPVLAESEVRLVRHSDYPDAFYREPGRPSPHNLYARLPLLPRVDGPGPEQVLPRGDTPPGGRPIAEHTVAYQHERYGFTWSPESRRWQVLLDGTPMTSAGAGPVSAATVVVQRVDIAANEGVRDAAGAPSPVVRTVGTGPATVLRDGRAFEGTWSRPSPEDGTQFTTGSGQPLPLAEGPVWVLLVPR; from the coding sequence GTGCCGACTCGACCACGCCGTGGACTGTGGGCGGTTCTCGCCGTGGCACTCTGTGCCGCGCTGGTCGCCATCACCTGGGTGGTGACGTCCGACGGGGATTCGGAACGGTCCACGTCGACATCGCGGCCCCCACCCGGCACGGCACGGTCCGACGTCCCATCGGAACCACCGGCCGGTTCGGTCCCCATCACCGTCGTGAAGATCGACAACGTGAGATCGGCGCGCCCGCAAACCGGCCTGGACATCGCCGATGTCGTCTACGTCGAACCGGTCGAGGGTGGATACACCCGGCTGGCGGTCGTGTACTCGTCGGAACTGCCCGACGTCGCCGGACCCGTGCGCAGTGCGCGGGAGACCGATGTCGAACTGCTGGCCCAGTACGGGAACCCCTCACTGGTGTTCTCCGGAGCCGCGCCCGAGATCGAGCCCGTGCTGGCCGAATCGGAGGTCCGACTCGTGCGGCACAGTGACTACCCCGACGCGTTCTACCGCGAACCGGGTCGGCCCTCGCCGCACAACCTGTACGCGCGCCTCCCCCTGCTGCCCCGGGTCGACGGGCCGGGACCCGAGCAGGTGCTGCCACGTGGCGACACACCCCCGGGTGGGCGGCCGATCGCCGAGCACACGGTGGCCTACCAGCACGAACGGTACGGCTTCACCTGGTCCCCGGAATCGCGGCGTTGGCAGGTCCTGCTGGACGGCACTCCAATGACCTCGGCCGGAGCCGGTCCGGTGAGTGCCGCCACGGTGGTCGTGCAGCGGGTGGACATCGCCGCGAACGAAGGGGTGCGCGATGCGGCCGGTGCCCCGTCGCCCGTCGTGCGGACCGTCGGTACGGGACCGGCGACGGTCCTCCGTGACGGCCGGGCCTTCGAGGGCACGTGGTCGCGACCCTCGCCGGAGGACGGCACTCAGTTCACCACCGGGTCCGGGCAGCCGTTACCGCTGGCCGAGGGGCCGGTCTGGGTGCTGCTGGTGCCTCGGTGA
- a CDS encoding Hsp20/alpha crystallin family protein — protein MSLPTRPFGRSMLPDFRDLFDMLPSLSSLRPAMDIHSIRIEDKLEGDTYIIRAELPGINVDEDLDISVQNNLLTIEAQRSEEQTENGRSEFRYGSFVRTVALPEGAQEDSIDASYEDGILTIRVKLSKPEEKKARQIPVRHG, from the coding sequence ATGAGCCTGCCGACCCGACCCTTTGGTCGCTCTATGCTTCCCGACTTCCGCGACCTGTTCGACATGCTGCCCAGCCTGAGCAGCCTGCGTCCGGCGATGGACATACACAGCATCCGGATCGAGGACAAGCTCGAGGGCGACACCTACATCATCCGGGCCGAACTGCCGGGGATCAACGTGGACGAGGACCTCGACATCAGCGTCCAGAACAATCTGTTGACCATCGAGGCGCAACGTTCCGAGGAACAGACGGAGAACGGCCGCTCCGAGTTCCGCTACGGCTCCTTCGTCCGCACCGTGGCCTTGCCCGAAGGTGCGCAGGAGGACAGCATCGACGCCTCCTACGAGGACGGCATCCTCACCATACGGGTGAAGTTGAGCAAGCCCGAGGAGAAGAAGGCCCGGCAGATCCCGGTGCGACACGGCTGA
- a CDS encoding patatin-like phospholipase family protein encodes MSVPGPVRRDVPPRPIAAGLALTAIVLTVVGGWWHTGSTLIAVEFPTPENAERAGDPSAVMSAAGWGFALALCYGLGLYLGTAAAGWVWRTPSARTGVRFGLTATVVACTTHLVENIVLLSAGGSVAAGSVLAHTVTALAVVKYSALFPAAIIAVTGSAVLVWRCVVHSPQELARRAEHVLDTVPPRPLEPDDPPLPTSSDARATRWLQAYTVPDVRPELISERWRRGMHTTGFCLSGGGIRAACVALGALRSLREELLDARYLVSVSGGGYTAGAFQQALTGAGTPPPGGTVLRDPETVFTDGTAEHNHIRRHSSYLADTAGELLATLGRVARGLLLSLAVLFGPALILGVALGWLYQRVPLTSLSADSLDHPTPRLGAAVAVVVLAMAAFLLGVFARDKNGRPTGTARLATDCAGLAWIVAGAAVVVPSLAWAASWLLSHTDRAIDVGASVGVVALTYLSAVSAMAWRNRTVLRRRFGFLRRNTATTASLSVPNGLVRRLLVILTTGVLALLWLLLLGAAVMTEGRDEALWTALVTLVVVVLLGGVFDITSLSLHPFYRERLARAFAVRVQRRHSDGQVVAVPYEPSETTTLSAYGVVAEGVRFPETIFAAAANLKGEHRTPPGLGAVSFTMSAKWTGGPDVGWVRTDDLERIATGRIRRDLTVQGAVALSGAAFASAMGRMSRWFQVLLAVSGARLGAWLPNPGFVRQAREAARRGDWTYPWLPQVRRLPYLVKEVFGRHAHHDRLLHISDGAHYDNLGLVELLRRRCTRIYCIDASNDSPPTARTLAEALELAWQELGIRVELHDPWCADPGSARSQYPDHPLADRLAVSPVITGTIHYPPESGLDEGVTGELIVARGVLWPSLPYSLLSYAAHHPEFPGDSTSDQWFDHGQFAAYTELGTQLGLAVRHRTTQPPTSSARTTHPTFDPEDVHAAPPTSQRR; translated from the coding sequence ATGTCGGTGCCGGGTCCCGTCCGCCGCGACGTCCCGCCGCGCCCGATCGCGGCCGGACTGGCACTCACCGCCATCGTGCTGACCGTGGTCGGCGGGTGGTGGCACACCGGCAGCACCCTCATCGCCGTGGAGTTCCCCACCCCCGAAAACGCCGAACGCGCCGGGGACCCGTCGGCCGTGATGTCCGCGGCCGGGTGGGGGTTCGCGTTGGCGCTCTGCTACGGACTCGGCCTCTACCTCGGCACCGCCGCCGCCGGCTGGGTGTGGCGCACCCCCTCCGCCCGTACCGGTGTCCGGTTCGGTCTGACGGCCACCGTGGTGGCCTGCACCACCCACCTCGTCGAGAACATCGTGCTCCTGTCCGCCGGTGGTTCGGTGGCGGCGGGCTCGGTCCTGGCCCACACCGTCACCGCGCTCGCCGTGGTGAAGTACTCGGCGCTGTTCCCCGCCGCGATCATCGCGGTCACGGGGTCGGCCGTGCTGGTGTGGCGCTGCGTCGTCCATTCCCCTCAGGAACTGGCCCGCCGTGCCGAACACGTGCTGGACACCGTGCCACCGCGCCCCCTCGAACCCGACGACCCTCCCCTGCCCACCAGCTCCGACGCACGCGCCACCCGCTGGCTCCAGGCCTACACGGTTCCCGACGTCCGACCGGAACTCATCAGCGAACGTTGGCGGCGTGGCATGCACACCACCGGCTTCTGTCTTTCGGGTGGAGGAATCCGGGCCGCATGCGTGGCCTTGGGCGCACTGCGTTCCCTGCGCGAGGAACTGCTCGACGCGCGCTACCTGGTGTCGGTCTCCGGCGGCGGCTACACGGCCGGGGCGTTCCAACAGGCCCTCACCGGGGCGGGCACCCCACCCCCGGGGGGCACGGTACTGCGTGACCCCGAGACCGTGTTCACCGACGGCACCGCCGAACACAACCACATTCGGCGCCACTCCAGCTATCTCGCCGACACCGCCGGCGAGCTGCTCGCCACCTTGGGCCGCGTGGCCCGTGGTCTCCTGCTGTCCCTGGCGGTCCTCTTCGGCCCCGCGCTGATATTGGGCGTCGCCCTGGGATGGCTCTACCAGCGGGTTCCGCTCACGTCGTTGTCGGCCGATTCCCTCGACCACCCCACACCCCGACTCGGTGCCGCCGTCGCGGTGGTCGTCCTCGCGATGGCCGCGTTCCTGCTCGGCGTGTTCGCCCGGGACAAGAACGGTCGCCCCACCGGCACCGCCCGGCTGGCGACCGACTGCGCCGGGCTCGCTTGGATCGTCGCCGGCGCGGCGGTGGTCGTCCCCTCCCTCGCCTGGGCGGCGTCCTGGTTGCTGTCCCACACCGACAGGGCCATCGACGTGGGGGCGTCCGTGGGCGTGGTGGCGCTGACCTACCTCAGTGCCGTGTCGGCGATGGCCTGGCGGAATCGGACCGTACTCCGGCGACGGTTCGGTTTCCTCCGCAGGAACACGGCCACCACGGCGAGCCTGTCCGTGCCCAACGGTCTGGTTCGGCGGCTTCTCGTCATCCTCACCACCGGAGTGCTCGCGCTGCTGTGGCTGCTGCTCCTCGGTGCCGCCGTCATGACGGAAGGGCGGGACGAGGCTCTGTGGACCGCCCTCGTCACGCTCGTCGTGGTCGTACTCCTCGGCGGCGTCTTCGACATCACGTCCCTCAGCCTGCACCCGTTCTACCGGGAACGACTGGCCCGGGCCTTCGCCGTGCGCGTGCAACGGCGGCACAGCGACGGCCAGGTGGTGGCCGTGCCGTACGAACCGTCGGAGACCACCACGCTCTCGGCCTACGGTGTGGTGGCCGAGGGGGTCCGCTTCCCCGAGACGATCTTCGCCGCGGCCGCGAACCTCAAAGGCGAGCACCGCACCCCGCCGGGACTGGGAGCCGTGTCGTTCACGATGAGCGCGAAGTGGACCGGTGGCCCGGACGTCGGCTGGGTCCGCACCGACGACCTGGAACGCATCGCCACCGGCCGCATCCGGCGTGACCTGACCGTTCAAGGCGCCGTCGCCCTAAGCGGCGCCGCGTTCGCCTCGGCCATGGGCCGGATGAGCCGCTGGTTCCAGGTCCTCCTGGCCGTGTCGGGCGCGCGGCTCGGCGCGTGGCTGCCCAACCCCGGCTTCGTCCGGCAGGCTCGCGAGGCGGCACGCCGGGGCGACTGGACCTACCCGTGGCTGCCGCAGGTTCGGCGGCTGCCCTACCTCGTCAAAGAGGTGTTCGGACGGCACGCCCACCACGACCGGCTGCTGCACATCAGCGACGGTGCCCACTACGACAATCTCGGCCTGGTGGAACTCCTCCGACGTCGCTGCACCCGGATCTACTGCATCGACGCGAGCAACGACTCCCCTCCTACGGCCCGCACGCTCGCCGAGGCCCTGGAGCTCGCCTGGCAGGAGTTGGGGATCCGCGTGGAGCTGCACGACCCGTGGTGCGCCGACCCGGGCTCGGCTCGGTCGCAGTACCCCGACCACCCGTTGGCCGACCGACTGGCCGTCTCCCCCGTCATCACCGGCACCATCCACTACCCGCCGGAGAGCGGACTCGACGAGGGGGTCACGGGCGAACTGATCGTGGCACGCGGCGTGCTGTGGCCGTCGCTGCCCTACTCGCTGCTGTCGTACGCCGCCCATCACCCCGAGTTCCCCGGCGACAGCACCAGCGACCAGTGGTTCGACCACGGCCAATTCGCCGCCTACACCGAGCTGGGCACTCAGCTCGGTCTGGCCGTGCGTCACCGCACGACGCAGCCGCCGACGAGTTCCGCGCGGACGACTCATCCGACGTTCGACCCGGAGGACGTGCACGCGGCTCCCCCCACCTCCCAGCGTCGTTGA
- a CDS encoding cysteine--tRNA ligase, whose amino-acid sequence MTFETMTGWRPAAGATVLTLGDRSTALLDRVRIYACGITPYDVTHLGHATTFVWVDTLRRVLRVLGVEPVVCRNVTDVDDVLDAAAHRAGIRYDHYAAFHELRFTDDMSALGVSIPDYEPRAHRYVDTVIRLAAALAESGAAYVRDGGVYFRGRSVVARSQLDEGTALRLAREYGGRPDDPAKEDPFDVAVWQPAEPEHPAWDSPWGPGRPGWHAECVAMSATTFGPCVDIHAGGADLRFPHHAYHAAMAEAFTGVTPYARAWFRVGTVTVDGEKMAKSADNLVLVRDLLQTYPAAVVRLAIIDRPWAQPWEYAPGVLDVAAARLEDLHQAAGRRVGHTDEAGVAQLRQLLADDLDVPAALDTAIEQGGTAARVLTAALGLA is encoded by the coding sequence ATGACGTTCGAAACCATGACCGGGTGGCGGCCCGCCGCCGGTGCCACGGTGCTCACGTTGGGCGACCGGTCGACGGCCCTGCTCGACCGTGTGCGTATCTACGCGTGTGGCATCACGCCCTACGACGTCACCCACCTCGGACACGCCACGACGTTCGTGTGGGTCGACACCCTACGGCGTGTGCTACGGGTCCTCGGCGTGGAGCCGGTCGTGTGCCGCAACGTCACCGATGTCGACGACGTCCTCGACGCGGCGGCTCACCGGGCCGGCATCCGCTACGACCACTACGCGGCGTTCCACGAGCTTCGGTTCACCGACGACATGTCCGCGCTCGGGGTGAGCATCCCCGACTACGAGCCGAGAGCACACCGCTACGTCGACACGGTGATCCGGTTGGCCGCCGCCCTGGCGGAGTCGGGCGCGGCGTACGTACGCGACGGCGGCGTGTACTTCCGGGGCCGGAGCGTGGTGGCACGATCCCAGCTCGACGAGGGGACCGCACTCCGATTGGCCCGGGAGTACGGAGGCCGTCCCGACGATCCGGCGAAGGAGGACCCGTTCGACGTCGCCGTGTGGCAACCCGCGGAACCGGAGCATCCCGCCTGGGATTCGCCGTGGGGTCCGGGCAGGCCGGGTTGGCACGCTGAATGCGTCGCCATGTCGGCGACGACGTTCGGGCCCTGTGTGGACATCCACGCGGGCGGCGCGGACCTGCGGTTCCCACATCACGCCTACCACGCGGCGATGGCGGAGGCGTTCACCGGTGTCACCCCGTACGCCCGGGCGTGGTTCCGCGTCGGCACGGTGACCGTCGACGGCGAGAAGATGGCGAAATCGGCGGACAACCTCGTCCTCGTCCGGGATCTGCTGCAGACCTACCCCGCCGCGGTGGTGCGTCTGGCGATCATCGACCGGCCATGGGCTCAACCGTGGGAGTACGCGCCCGGCGTCCTGGACGTGGCCGCCGCACGTCTGGAGGACCTCCATCAGGCGGCGGGCCGTCGTGTCGGTCACACCGACGAAGCCGGCGTCGCACAACTGCGGCAACTGCTCGCCGACGACCTCGACGTCCCCGCCGCCCTCGACACCGCCATCGAACAGGGCGGCACGGCGGCCCGCGTGTTGACCGCCGCGCTCGGCCTGGCCTGA
- a CDS encoding ABC transporter substrate-binding protein produces MRATPRPRAVTRALLAGLAASMVLSACGAGGRPDGEAGGAEAGVTDDTVTIGAHFPLTGVAAPGYSEIPTGAKAYFDFVNAQGGVHGRTIEYIYKDDAYNPTNTSQVTNELVLSDEIFAMVGGLGTPTHSAVLDFLNDNEVPDLFVSSGSLLWNQPDRYPWTFGWQSDYESEGKVLGKYLAENHPDTKVGLLLQDDDFGEDGEKGIRAYLDSQIVSAQRYAPTANDITPQISALKDAGAEIVVGFTVPSFTALSQLAAQRLDYRPQWVYSNVGSDSALVGSLLSRFTEGKVEDASSLEGALTTEYLAGVEDTDDPWVQLWQRVWDAHGDDGELTNYRIYGMAQAYTFVQALQAAGPEPTRQKLVQALETVGGDFAGPTFAPFRYSEDSHAGVSGVRVARIVKDGTEALTPVLLTDNGDAPITTADLEHAPPPEDGIPDIEPMS; encoded by the coding sequence ATGAGAGCGACACCGAGACCTCGGGCGGTGACCCGGGCACTCCTCGCCGGTCTGGCCGCCTCCATGGTGTTGTCGGCGTGCGGTGCGGGTGGGCGGCCCGACGGGGAGGCGGGCGGTGCGGAGGCCGGTGTCACCGACGACACGGTGACCATCGGGGCCCACTTCCCGCTCACGGGGGTCGCCGCGCCCGGCTACAGCGAGATCCCCACCGGGGCCAAGGCGTACTTCGACTTCGTCAACGCCCAGGGCGGCGTCCACGGGCGCACCATCGAGTACATCTACAAAGACGACGCCTACAACCCGACCAACACCAGCCAGGTGACGAACGAACTCGTGCTGAGCGACGAGATCTTCGCGATGGTCGGTGGTCTGGGCACCCCCACCCACAGCGCGGTGCTCGACTTCTTGAACGACAACGAGGTCCCCGACCTGTTCGTCTCGTCGGGTTCGTTGCTGTGGAACCAGCCCGACCGCTATCCGTGGACGTTCGGGTGGCAGTCGGACTACGAAAGCGAGGGCAAGGTCCTCGGCAAGTACCTCGCCGAGAACCACCCGGACACGAAGGTGGGCCTGCTGTTACAGGACGACGACTTCGGGGAGGACGGCGAGAAAGGCATCCGTGCCTACCTCGACTCCCAGATCGTGTCCGCGCAGCGGTACGCCCCGACCGCCAACGACATCACCCCTCAGATCAGCGCGTTGAAAGACGCCGGCGCGGAGATCGTCGTGGGATTCACGGTGCCCTCGTTCACCGCGTTGAGTCAGCTCGCCGCGCAGCGGCTGGACTACCGACCCCAGTGGGTCTACAGCAACGTCGGTTCCGACTCCGCACTCGTCGGTTCGCTGTTGTCCCGCTTCACCGAGGGCAAGGTCGAGGACGCCAGTTCCCTGGAGGGCGCGCTGACCACCGAGTACCTCGCCGGGGTGGAGGACACCGACGACCCATGGGTGCAGCTGTGGCAGCGGGTGTGGGACGCCCACGGAGACGACGGTGAACTCACCAACTACCGGATCTACGGGATGGCGCAGGCTTACACCTTCGTGCAGGCGCTGCAGGCCGCGGGGCCGGAGCCGACCCGGCAGAAGTTGGTGCAGGCCTTGGAGACGGTGGGCGGTGACTTCGCCGGGCCCACGTTCGCGCCCTTCCGCTACTCGGAGGACTCCCACGCCGGCGTGTCGGGGGTGCGCGTCGCGCGGATCGTGAAGGACGGTACGGAGGCGTTGACACCCGTTCTGCTCACCGACAACGGTGACGCCCCCATCACCACCGCGGACCTCGAGCACGCTCCACCACCCGAGGACGGGATCCCGGACATCGAGCCGATGAGCTGA